A genomic segment from Paramixta manurensis encodes:
- a CDS encoding YjbH domain-containing protein, with protein sequence MKKRYLLSLLSLSVAYACQAQAATYPDPIGPSQSDFGGVGLMQVPTARFARAGEFNLNYRDNDQYRFYSASTTLFPWLEATIRYTDVRTRQFSSVESFSGDQTFKDKAFDVKLRLWEEGYWLPQVAVGSRDIGGSGLFDSEYLVASKAWGPFDFTLGMGWGYLGNSGNIKNPFCEADDKFCSRPNGVRRSGSVNGNQFFRGPAALFGGIEYQTPWQPLRLKLEYEGNDYEDDFAGRLEQSSKVNVGAIYRLTDWADINASYERGNTFMFGVTLRTNFNDLHTEHRDSPKPEYNPQPQSPILQHTVAAKQLTDLKYNAGFDAPNLQVKGNTMYVTGEQYKYNNTQEGVDRANVILMNDLPENIDTLRVTQTRNNLPQVTTETRVDSLRQQLEGYPLGHEQPLDQQRVNPVDPGKTEQGYYIEKGRLNYNLAPVLNQSLGGPDDFYLYQIGVLGTADYWLTDHLVVAGGLFGNVANNYNKFKFEAGNSGSTLPRVRTHIREYVQNDFYVNNLQANYFQYLGNNFYGQVYGGYLETMYGGVGAEILYRPVDSAWAFGLDANYVKQRDWDNMMKFTDYKAPTGNLTAYWQPWFADDVLVKMSVGQYLAKDKGGTLDISKRFNSGITVGAYATLTNVSAADYGEGSFTKGFYVSIPLDLFSVSPVRGRAQINWTPLTRDGGQMLGRKYQLYDMTTDRDIHYR encoded by the coding sequence GGAGTTCAACCTGAACTATCGAGATAACGATCAATATCGTTTTTACTCCGCGTCAACCACGCTGTTTCCCTGGCTGGAAGCCACCATTCGCTATACCGATGTGCGTACGCGTCAATTTAGTAGCGTAGAGAGCTTCAGTGGCGATCAGACCTTTAAAGATAAAGCGTTCGACGTCAAATTACGTCTGTGGGAAGAGGGCTATTGGTTACCGCAAGTGGCGGTAGGCTCTCGCGATATTGGCGGGTCCGGCCTATTTGACAGTGAATATCTGGTGGCGAGTAAAGCCTGGGGGCCGTTTGACTTCACGCTTGGCATGGGATGGGGCTATCTCGGTAACAGCGGCAATATTAAGAACCCATTCTGTGAAGCCGATGATAAATTCTGTAGCCGTCCGAACGGCGTGCGCCGCTCTGGTTCGGTCAATGGCAACCAGTTTTTCCGCGGGCCTGCCGCGCTGTTTGGCGGTATTGAGTATCAAACGCCCTGGCAGCCGCTGCGCCTGAAGCTGGAATATGAAGGGAATGATTACGAGGACGATTTTGCCGGTAGGTTGGAGCAGAGTAGCAAAGTGAACGTTGGGGCGATTTATCGCCTGACCGATTGGGCGGATATTAACGCCAGCTACGAGCGCGGCAACACCTTTATGTTTGGTGTGACATTGCGTACCAACTTTAACGATCTGCATACTGAGCATCGGGATAGCCCGAAACCTGAGTATAACCCACAGCCACAGTCGCCGATTTTGCAGCATACCGTGGCGGCGAAGCAGTTGACCGATCTGAAATACAATGCCGGGTTTGATGCGCCGAACCTACAGGTGAAAGGTAACACGATGTATGTTACCGGCGAGCAGTACAAATATAACAACACCCAGGAAGGGGTAGATCGCGCCAATGTGATTCTGATGAATGATCTGCCGGAAAATATTGATACGCTGCGCGTGACGCAGACGCGTAACAATCTGCCGCAAGTCACCACAGAAACCCGTGTCGATAGTCTGCGTCAGCAGCTGGAAGGTTACCCACTTGGGCATGAGCAACCGCTGGATCAGCAACGGGTTAACCCGGTCGATCCGGGTAAAACCGAACAGGGTTATTACATTGAAAAAGGCCGCCTGAATTACAATCTGGCGCCGGTATTAAACCAATCTCTCGGCGGCCCGGATGATTTCTACCTGTATCAGATTGGCGTATTGGGTACCGCCGATTACTGGCTGACCGATCATCTGGTGGTCGCTGGCGGCCTGTTTGGTAATGTGGCGAACAACTACAATAAATTTAAGTTTGAAGCTGGTAACAGCGGTTCTACGCTGCCGCGTGTACGTACCCACATCCGAGAGTACGTTCAAAACGACTTTTATGTTAACAACTTACAAGCCAACTATTTCCAGTATTTAGGCAATAACTTCTACGGACAGGTTTACGGTGGTTATCTGGAAACCATGTATGGCGGCGTGGGGGCGGAAATCCTTTATCGTCCGGTCGATTCTGCCTGGGCATTCGGTCTCGATGCAAACTATGTGAAGCAGCGTGATTGGGACAATATGATGAAGTTTACCGATTACAAAGCGCCAACCGGTAACCTGACCGCCTACTGGCAACCGTGGTTTGCCGATGATGTATTGGTAAAAATGAGCGTCGGCCAATATCTGGCGAAAGATAAGGGCGGAACGCTGGATATTTCGAAACGCTTTAATAGCGGGATCACCGTTGGCGCCTACGCTACCTTAACCAACGTTTCCGCAGCGGATTATGGTGAAGGCTCGTTCACTAAGGGCTTCTACGTTTCCATTCCGTTGGATCTGTTTAGCGTATCGCCGGTACGGGGCCGCGCTCAGATCAACTGGACGCCGCTCACCCGCGATGGCGGGCAGATGTTGGGTCGGAAGTATCAGTTGTATGACATGACTACCGATCGCGATATTCATTA